In Simplicispira sp. 125, one DNA window encodes the following:
- the recB gene encoding exodeoxyribonuclease V subunit beta: MSPPLDNGADSTALHAIDFPLWGSRLIEASAGTGKTWTIAALYLRLVLGHGGGQAFARPLRPADILVMTFTRAATRELSDRIRARLIEAAQCFRGEAVVPAHDSFLADLLAAYPDGAARTQAAWRLALAAQGMDDAAVHTIDAWCQRMLREHAFDSGSLFDEELCADETAVQTEAAQDYWRQQCYPLDGPTLDAVLAVWGGVQALVDDMRGLAAQDLPPGAGAGTLAECVQQAQQARCDAVAALKHGWAGRAQEMRQWLDDQTAPKECDWNRTRLKPASYGKWLDQIVAWADSPEPQLLELTTAAWSRLTPEGLLDARKDGAPPMALPEHFQALADLLAAQQALPDPTVALRLHAAACVQQRVAQLKRQTGSFGFADMLQRLDQALAGPNGERLRARITAQYPVALIDEFQDTSPLQYRLFDQLYRTQEHCPETALLLIGDPKQSIYGFRGADIHSYLAARRATAGRHYVLGTNHRSTAALVAAVNHAFVRAEERLGEGAFRFRTPGAAHNPLPFVAVQARGRAEQFQTAGGLVPALAIHHDLELLSAGEHQKRAAARCAEHIVGWLGDAQAGFAQPGQPLQRLRPADIAVLVRTGREAEAIRRELHRRGVASVYLSDKDSVFGSDEAHDLWYWLQAVAEPLDARKARAGLATRTMGLALEELAWLATNDEAFDARSLQLRALHSVWQSQGVLTMLRQTLHQFGLPARWLQESGGERRLTNYLHLAELLQDASALLDGEHALIRWLHDQMQEGRPTGDEQIVRLESDADLVKVVTVHKSKGLEYPVVCLPFACSFRAMARRSNSFVRLVDADGQRSLHLQLDAAALAQADHERQREDLRLLYVALTRARHALWLGFAALKVGNGAQCRTHQSALGYLLSGGAALEAGDWLAPLQQLAQGQSGIVLHAAPAEVPRTRLAARAAPAPLHVQAAYAAVFERRWGIGSFSQLVRPSSAAAPALAPTQALRPADDEPGLAAQATGPLSAPAWAATPPPEHPRGWTEDLFASPVPAPDAAWHRFPRGPLAGNFLHDQLEWLADEGFDLQGTPALAERLRRRCERAGHGERADDVLQWLGAVVGTPLPGVGAPLQALGALLPEMEFWLPAHALRAADVDALCCKHLLPGLERPALPERELRGMLMGFADLVFEHNGRYWVLDYKSNHLGVNGSAYTAQALDAAMAAHRYDVQAALYLLALHRLLRARLGAAYVPAQHLGGALYFFLRGIDGPVQGVHPVPPPLELLIALDDLLALAEDRA; encoded by the coding sequence ATGAGCCCGCCCCTGGACAATGGTGCCGACAGCACGGCGCTGCACGCCATCGATTTCCCGCTGTGGGGCAGCCGCCTCATCGAGGCCAGCGCGGGCACGGGCAAAACCTGGACCATTGCTGCGCTCTACCTGCGCCTGGTGCTCGGCCACGGGGGCGGGCAGGCCTTTGCCCGCCCGCTGCGCCCGGCCGATATTCTGGTGATGACCTTCACCCGCGCCGCCACGCGCGAACTGTCGGACCGCATCCGCGCCCGCCTGATCGAAGCGGCGCAGTGCTTTCGCGGCGAGGCGGTGGTGCCCGCGCACGATAGCTTTTTGGCCGATCTTCTGGCCGCCTACCCCGACGGCGCGGCGCGCACCCAGGCCGCCTGGCGCCTGGCCCTGGCCGCCCAAGGCATGGACGATGCGGCCGTGCACACCATCGACGCCTGGTGCCAGCGCATGCTGCGCGAACATGCGTTTGACAGCGGCAGCCTGTTTGACGAAGAACTGTGCGCCGATGAAACCGCCGTACAAACCGAAGCTGCGCAAGACTACTGGCGCCAGCAGTGCTACCCCTTGGACGGCCCCACGCTCGACGCCGTGCTGGCCGTGTGGGGCGGCGTGCAGGCATTGGTGGACGACATGCGCGGCCTGGCCGCGCAAGACCTGCCGCCCGGTGCCGGCGCGGGCACGCTGGCCGAATGCGTGCAGCAGGCCCAGCAGGCGCGCTGCGACGCCGTAGCCGCGCTGAAACACGGCTGGGCCGGGCGCGCGCAGGAAATGCGCCAGTGGCTGGACGACCAGACCGCGCCCAAGGAATGCGACTGGAACCGCACCCGGCTCAAACCGGCGAGCTACGGTAAATGGCTGGACCAGATCGTGGCGTGGGCCGACAGCCCCGAGCCGCAGTTGCTGGAGCTGACCACCGCTGCATGGAGCCGTCTCACTCCCGAGGGCCTGCTGGATGCGCGCAAGGACGGCGCGCCGCCCATGGCCTTGCCCGAACACTTCCAGGCCCTGGCCGATCTGCTGGCGGCCCAGCAGGCGCTGCCCGACCCCACCGTGGCGCTGCGCCTGCATGCCGCCGCCTGCGTGCAGCAGCGCGTGGCGCAGCTCAAGCGCCAGACGGGCAGTTTTGGCTTTGCCGACATGCTGCAGCGGCTCGACCAGGCCCTGGCCGGGCCGAATGGCGAACGCCTGCGCGCGCGCATCACGGCGCAGTACCCGGTGGCGTTGATCGACGAATTCCAGGACACATCGCCGCTGCAGTACCGGTTGTTCGACCAGCTCTACCGCACGCAGGAGCACTGCCCGGAGACGGCGCTGCTGCTCATCGGCGACCCGAAACAGTCCATTTATGGCTTTCGCGGCGCCGACATTCACAGCTATCTGGCGGCGCGGCGCGCGACCGCCGGGCGGCATTACGTGCTGGGCACCAACCACCGCTCCACGGCCGCGCTGGTGGCGGCCGTCAACCACGCCTTTGTGCGCGCCGAAGAGCGCCTGGGCGAGGGCGCTTTCCGTTTCCGCACGCCCGGCGCGGCGCACAACCCGCTGCCCTTTGTCGCGGTGCAGGCGCGCGGCCGTGCAGAGCAGTTCCAGACCGCAGGCGGCCTGGTGCCGGCCCTCGCCATCCACCACGACCTGGAGCTGCTCAGCGCGGGCGAGCACCAAAAGCGCGCTGCCGCACGCTGCGCCGAGCACATCGTTGGTTGGCTGGGTGATGCGCAGGCGGGTTTCGCGCAGCCGGGCCAGCCCTTGCAGCGCCTGCGCCCGGCAGACATCGCCGTGCTGGTGCGCACTGGACGCGAGGCCGAGGCCATTCGGCGCGAACTGCACCGGCGCGGCGTGGCTTCGGTGTATCTGTCCGACAAGGATTCGGTGTTTGGCAGCGACGAGGCGCACGACCTGTGGTACTGGCTGCAGGCCGTGGCTGAGCCGCTCGATGCCCGCAAGGCCCGCGCCGGCCTGGCCACGCGCACCATGGGCTTGGCGCTCGAAGAGCTGGCCTGGCTGGCGACCAATGACGAGGCTTTTGATGCCCGTAGCCTGCAGTTGCGCGCGCTGCACAGCGTGTGGCAAAGCCAGGGCGTGCTGACCATGCTGCGCCAGACCCTGCACCAGTTCGGGCTGCCCGCACGCTGGCTGCAAGAGAGCGGGGGCGAGCGCCGCCTGACCAACTATTTGCACCTGGCCGAACTGCTGCAGGACGCCAGCGCCTTGCTCGATGGCGAGCACGCACTCATCCGCTGGCTGCACGATCAAATGCAGGAAGGGCGGCCCACGGGCGACGAGCAGATCGTGCGCCTGGAAAGCGATGCCGATCTGGTGAAAGTGGTCACCGTGCACAAAAGCAAGGGCCTGGAATACCCCGTGGTGTGCCTGCCGTTTGCCTGCAGCTTTCGCGCCATGGCGCGCCGCTCCAATAGCTTTGTCCGCCTGGTGGATGCGGACGGCCAGCGCAGCCTGCACCTGCAACTGGACGCCGCCGCACTCGCCCAGGCCGACCACGAACGCCAGCGTGAAGACCTGCGCCTGCTCTATGTGGCGTTGACCCGCGCTCGCCATGCGTTGTGGCTGGGTTTTGCGGCGCTGAAGGTGGGCAATGGTGCCCAGTGCCGCACCCACCAGAGCGCGCTGGGCTATCTGCTCAGTGGTGGCGCGGCCCTGGAGGCGGGCGATTGGCTCGCCCCCCTGCAGCAGTTGGCACAGGGGCAGAGCGGCATCGTGCTGCACGCAGCCCCTGCCGAGGTGCCCCGCACACGGCTGGCCGCGCGCGCGGCGCCTGCGCCGCTGCACGTGCAGGCCGCCTATGCCGCCGTGTTCGAGCGCCGCTGGGGCATTGGCAGTTTCTCGCAACTGGTGCGACCGAGTTCCGCCGCGGCCCCTGCGCTGGCGCCCACACAGGCCTTGCGTCCAGCCGACGACGAGCCAGGCCTGGCGGCACAGGCGACGGGGCCGCTCAGCGCTCCCGCATGGGCCGCCACGCCGCCGCCCGAGCATCCCCGGGGCTGGACGGAGGACCTGTTCGCTTCGCCCGTACCTGCGCCCGATGCCGCCTGGCACCGCTTTCCGAGGGGGCCGCTGGCGGGCAATTTTCTGCACGACCAGCTCGAATGGCTGGCGGACGAAGGCTTTGACCTCCAAGGCACGCCCGCACTGGCCGAACGCCTGCGCCGCCGCTGCGAGCGCGCGGGCCATGGCGAGCGTGCCGACGATGTGCTGCAGTGGTTGGGCGCCGTGGTGGGTACACCGCTGCCGGGTGTGGGCGCGCCCCTGCAGGCGCTCGGAGCCTTGCTGCCCGAGATGGAATTCTGGCTGCCCGCCCACGCCTTGCGCGCCGCCGACGTCGATGCGCTGTGCTGCAAACACCTTTTGCCCGGCCTGGAGCGGCCTGCGCTGCCCGAGCGGGAGCTGCGCGGCATGCTCATGGGATTTGCCGATCTGGTGTTCGAGCACAACGGCCGCTACTGGGTGCTGGACTACAAGTCCAACCACCTGGGCGTCAACGGCAGCGCCTACACCGCGCAAGCGCTGGACGCGGCCATGGCCGCGCACCGCTACGACGTGCAGGCCGCGCTCTACCTGCTGGCACTGCACCGCCTGCTGCGCGCGCGTTTGGGCGCGGCCTATGTGCCCGCACAGCACCTGGGCGGCGCCCTGTATTTCTTTTTGCGTGGCATCGACGGCCCCGTGCAGGGCGTGCACCCTGTGCCGCCGCCGCTGGAGTTGCTCATCGCGCTTGACGACTTGCTCGCCCTCGCGGAGGACCGCGCATGA
- the recC gene encoding exodeoxyribonuclease V subunit gamma yields the protein MPPPSFDRSPLQTGLIALHSNRTEQLAEATLAWLRQNPLAPLEDEVVLVQSNGMAEWFKMEAAARSGVCAAMRVELPSRFLWRTYRQVLGRAQVPTRSPVDKDALAWRLVRLLPGLLHEPGYEPIAGFLAAGDDPDRLFQLATRLADLFDQYQVYRPDWLGDWAAGQDRLAAPDRPPLELPSDQRWQPLLWRAVLATLDERERQCTRPHIHQRVLDALHGDTPLASPVARRIVLFGMAHVPLPVLQLLAALARHSQVLLAIPNPCRFHWADTIDGRELLRMAQRRQPLRAGRDLAALPLEEMHAHAHPLLAAWGRQSRDFVRQLDAFDDAQQAQARFGLPRVDLFDEHERADAPLLLQVQNRIRDLVPLAEHDRRAALASDRSIVFHVAHSALREVEVLHDQLLHLLAQPPGGAPLQPRDIVVMVPSIDTMAPAIRAVFGQYPRGDARYIPFDIADLSARASHPLVGALEWLLRLPQQRCTLSELRDLLDVPAIAARFGVDPGSMARLAQWMAGAGIRWGLNAAQRDHLGLGACGDQNTGAFGLRRMLLGYAGGDAAFAGIEPYTEVGGLDAELAGALAGLLEQLEHWWRTSLTPATPEGWAVRCRALLAGIAQATSEDDRQVLQALDAALTTWQETCAQAGFSEELSLVVARQAWLDALQQPSLNQRFRAGGVTFCTLMPLRAIPFEVVCLLGMNDGDYPRRAPRSDFDLMALGGQARPGDRSRQSDDRQLMLEALLSARRVLYVGWTGRSVRDNSLQPPSVLVSQLRDYLAAGWSGEVLAQRTTEHPLQPFSRRYFEGDAALFTYAREWRAAHSAEPSAQPPAPPLPAFVPDPRVPLGVASLAAFLRNPVRAFMRERLGVVFDPAQDEGDDDESFGLAGLEEYSTVRDLLDGVLADLQSTPGDAPVDALLERRLQRLRRAGSLPLGGLGDRAQARLAESLLPLLHAWQQAQADHPHATDRLPLHCTTQEQSAIEVVAVGALPVSASGAFYSNSEQTPVVLEDWLEHLRHGQDGLPVWLDLTPSRLLQDASNGTVRADALLVSWVRSLAAAASGARVHGLLVGRDAALHCTPLAPDSARATLVHLLQVWCEGMQAPLPFALRSALAWVSGGDAASTYEGGFNREGEGTEPCLARLYPDYEALIDDGRFEALAASVCGPLAEWAREQVQVRIHPEAGSPAHATGDAA from the coding sequence ATGCCCCCTCCATCGTTTGACCGTTCCCCCCTGCAAACCGGCCTGATTGCGCTGCACAGCAACCGCACCGAACAGCTGGCCGAGGCCACTCTGGCGTGGCTGCGCCAGAACCCGCTGGCGCCGCTGGAGGACGAGGTGGTGCTGGTGCAAAGCAACGGCATGGCCGAGTGGTTCAAGATGGAAGCGGCTGCCCGCAGCGGCGTGTGCGCTGCCATGCGGGTAGAGCTGCCGTCGCGGTTTTTGTGGCGCACCTACCGCCAGGTATTGGGCCGCGCCCAGGTACCCACACGCTCGCCGGTCGACAAGGATGCCCTGGCCTGGCGGCTGGTGCGCTTGCTGCCGGGCTTGCTGCACGAGCCCGGCTACGAGCCCATCGCCGGGTTTTTGGCGGCGGGCGATGACCCCGACCGGCTGTTCCAGCTTGCCACGCGCCTGGCCGATCTGTTCGACCAGTACCAGGTCTACCGGCCTGACTGGCTGGGCGATTGGGCCGCAGGGCAAGACCGCCTGGCTGCGCCCGATCGCCCCCCGCTGGAGCTGCCCTCTGACCAGCGCTGGCAGCCCCTGCTGTGGCGTGCCGTGCTGGCCACGCTGGACGAACGTGAGCGCCAATGCACCCGCCCGCACATCCACCAGCGTGTGTTGGACGCGCTGCATGGTGACACGCCGCTGGCCAGCCCCGTGGCCCGCCGTATCGTGCTGTTCGGCATGGCGCATGTCCCTCTGCCGGTGCTGCAATTGCTGGCGGCGCTCGCCCGGCACAGCCAGGTGCTGCTGGCCATACCTAACCCTTGCCGCTTTCATTGGGCCGACACCATCGACGGCCGCGAGCTGCTGCGCATGGCGCAGCGCCGCCAGCCGCTGCGGGCCGGGCGCGACTTGGCTGCGCTGCCGCTGGAGGAAATGCATGCCCATGCGCATCCGCTGCTGGCCGCCTGGGGCCGCCAGTCGCGCGATTTTGTGCGCCAGCTCGATGCTTTCGACGATGCCCAGCAGGCCCAGGCCCGCTTCGGCCTGCCGCGGGTTGACCTGTTCGACGAGCATGAGCGCGCCGACGCACCGCTGCTGCTGCAGGTGCAAAACCGCATCCGCGACCTGGTGCCGCTGGCCGAGCACGACCGGCGAGCAGCCCTGGCGTCCGACCGCTCCATTGTTTTTCATGTGGCGCACAGCGCGCTGCGCGAGGTCGAGGTGCTGCACGACCAGTTGTTGCACCTGCTGGCCCAGCCCCCCGGCGGTGCGCCGCTGCAACCGCGCGACATCGTGGTCATGGTGCCCAGCATTGACACCATGGCACCTGCCATCCGGGCCGTGTTTGGCCAGTACCCGCGCGGCGATGCGCGCTATATCCCGTTTGACATTGCCGACCTGAGTGCGCGCGCCAGCCACCCGCTGGTGGGCGCGCTGGAATGGTTGCTGCGCCTGCCGCAGCAGCGCTGCACCTTGAGCGAGCTGCGCGATCTGCTCGATGTCCCCGCCATCGCGGCGCGTTTTGGCGTGGACCCGGGCTCCATGGCGCGCCTGGCACAGTGGATGGCTGGCGCGGGGATCCGCTGGGGGCTGAACGCGGCGCAGCGCGACCACCTGGGCCTGGGGGCGTGCGGTGACCAGAACACCGGCGCCTTCGGCCTGCGCCGCATGCTGCTGGGTTATGCCGGAGGCGATGCGGCGTTTGCCGGCATCGAGCCCTACACCGAAGTGGGCGGGCTCGACGCTGAACTGGCGGGCGCGCTCGCCGGTCTGCTCGAACAGCTCGAGCACTGGTGGCGCACGTCGCTCACCCCGGCCACGCCCGAGGGCTGGGCCGTGCGTTGCCGCGCGCTGCTGGCGGGCATTGCCCAGGCCACCAGTGAGGACGACCGCCAGGTGCTGCAGGCCCTCGACGCCGCGCTCACCACCTGGCAGGAGACCTGTGCGCAGGCCGGTTTTTCGGAGGAGCTGTCCCTGGTCGTTGCACGCCAGGCCTGGCTCGATGCCTTGCAGCAGCCTTCGCTGAACCAGCGTTTCCGGGCGGGTGGTGTCACCTTCTGCACGCTCATGCCGCTGCGCGCCATTCCGTTCGAGGTGGTCTGCCTGCTGGGTATGAACGACGGTGACTACCCGCGCCGCGCGCCGCGCAGCGACTTCGACCTGATGGCCCTGGGCGGCCAGGCGCGCCCTGGCGACCGCTCGCGCCAGAGCGACGACCGCCAGCTCATGCTCGAAGCCTTGCTGTCGGCGCGGCGCGTGCTCTACGTGGGCTGGACCGGGCGCAGCGTGCGCGACAACAGCCTGCAGCCCCCTTCGGTGCTGGTGTCGCAGTTGCGCGACTACCTGGCCGCAGGCTGGAGCGGCGAGGTGCTGGCCCAGCGCACCACCGAGCACCCGCTGCAGCCCTTCAGCCGCCGTTATTTCGAGGGCGATGCCGCGCTGTTCACCTATGCGCGCGAATGGCGCGCAGCGCACAGCGCCGAGCCGTCTGCACAGCCCCCCGCGCCACCGTTGCCCGCGTTTGTGCCCGATCCACGCGTACCGCTGGGCGTGGCCTCGCTGGCCGCGTTTTTGCGCAACCCGGTGCGGGCTTTTATGCGCGAGCGGCTGGGCGTGGTGTTTGACCCGGCGCAGGACGAGGGCGACGACGATGAGTCTTTTGGCCTGGCCGGTCTGGAGGAGTACAGCACCGTGCGCGATCTGCTGGACGGTGTGCTGGCTGATCTGCAGAGCACGCCGGGCGATGCGCCGGTGGATGCTTTGCTGGAGCGCCGCCTGCAGCGCCTGCGCCGTGCCGGCAGCCTGCCCCTGGGCGGCCTGGGGGATCGCGCCCAGGCCCGGCTGGCAGAGAGTCTCTTGCCTTTGTTGCATGCCTGGCAGCAAGCGCAGGCCGACCATCCCCATGCCACCGACCGATTGCCTCTGCACTGCACGACACAAGAACAGAGTGCTATTGAAGTAGTAGCTGTTGGCGCTTTGCCAGTAAGCGCTAGCGGTGCTTTTTATTCAAATTCTGAACAAACACCTGTCGTGCTGGAAGACTGGCTGGAGCACCTGCGCCATGGCCAGGATGGCTTGCCCGTGTGGCTGGACCTGACACCCTCGCGCCTGCTGCAGGACGCCAGCAATGGCACGGTGCGCGCCGATGCGCTGCTGGTGTCCTGGGTGCGCAGCCTGGCGGCTGCCGCCAGTGGTGCCCGCGTGCACGGCCTGCTGGTGGGGCGCGATGCCGCGCTGCACTGCACGCCCCTCGCGCCCGACAGCGCGCGCGCCACCCTGGTGCACCTGCTGCAGGTGTGGTGTGAGGGCATGCAGGCGCCGCTGCCTTTTGCATTGCGCAGTGCACTGGCCTGGGTGAGCGGGGGCGACGCAGCCAGCACCTACGAAGGCGGATTCAACCGGGAGGGCGAAGGCACCGAGCCCTGCCTGGCGCGGCTCTACCCCGATTACGAGGCGCTGATCGACGACGGTCGCTTCGAGGCCCTGGCCGCGTCCGTGTGCGGGCCGCTGGCCGAATGGGCCCGAGAGCAGGTGCAGGTCCGCATCCACCCCGAGGCGGGCAGCCCTGCTCACGCCACCGGAGACGCCGCATGA
- a CDS encoding 1-phosphofructokinase family hexose kinase has translation MPDFLTITPNPALDLATTTARVEPTHKLRCATLQRYPGGGGINVARVLHRLGHAVQAWHLSGGLAGAQLAQLLAAEALPERCLPIAGETRENLSVVEQGTGEEYRFVMPGPSLATTEWQACLDAVAQQATPARWIVASGSLPPGVPDDFYARLARIARLQGSRMALDSSGPALAAALEEGVYLVKPSLREMRELTGQPLADAAHWNAAAQALVHQHKAQVVALSVGAQGAVLATPDGVWQAPALPVQATKGTTGAGDCFLAALVSALDRKDPAPTALRWGLAGGAAALLAPGTALADAAEVRRQFDRATDLPQPG, from the coding sequence ATGCCCGACTTCCTCACCATCACCCCCAATCCCGCGCTCGATCTGGCCACCACCACCGCCCGGGTGGAGCCCACGCACAAGCTGCGCTGCGCCACCCTGCAGCGCTACCCGGGCGGTGGCGGGATCAACGTAGCGCGGGTACTGCACCGCCTGGGCCATGCGGTGCAGGCCTGGCATCTGTCGGGTGGTCTGGCAGGCGCACAACTGGCCCAGCTACTGGCAGCCGAAGCCCTTCCCGAGCGCTGCCTGCCGATTGCGGGCGAAACGCGGGAAAACCTCTCGGTGGTGGAGCAAGGCACCGGGGAAGAGTACCGCTTCGTGATGCCCGGCCCCTCACTGGCCACCACCGAATGGCAGGCCTGCCTGGACGCGGTGGCGCAGCAGGCCACACCAGCGCGCTGGATCGTGGCCAGTGGCAGCCTGCCGCCCGGCGTGCCCGATGATTTTTATGCGCGGCTGGCGCGCATCGCCCGCCTGCAGGGCAGCCGCATGGCGCTCGACAGCTCCGGCCCGGCCCTGGCCGCCGCGCTGGAGGAAGGCGTGTACCTGGTCAAGCCCAGCCTGCGTGAAATGCGCGAACTCACCGGCCAGCCCCTGGCCGATGCCGCGCACTGGAACGCCGCAGCGCAAGCCCTGGTGCATCAACACAAGGCGCAGGTCGTGGCACTGTCGGTGGGTGCGCAAGGCGCTGTACTGGCAACGCCCGACGGTGTGTGGCAAGCCCCCGCCCTGCCCGTGCAGGCCACCAAGGGCACAACGGGTGCAGGGGACTGTTTTCTGGCCGCGCTGGTGTCGGCGCTGGACCGCAAAGACCCTGCGCCCACCGCACTGCGCTGGGGCTTGGCAGGTGGCGCGGCAGCCCTGCTGGCACCGGGCACGGCACTGGCCGATGCCGCCGAGGTGCGGCGCCAGTTTGACCGGGCCACAGACCTGCCGCAGCCGGGATAA
- a CDS encoding bacteriohemerythrin: MDAFVWDQHFITGVEDMDDQHHALVDLFNELSKTFYSTERNRDEVLAATFVRLVTYTEYHFHDEEALMRGVGIDPRHIALHKAQHDQFVEQIKAIWTVRETLPNAAESIVGFLTSWLGLHILGTDQSLARQIVAITAGATPEQAWDSEASAGASNSTQALLKVIARLYHALAKQNAVLIAANQDLEKRVTDRTNALARTNAELRIANQQLEAFSRTDGLLGIANRAYFDERLAQACAAAFRREQPVGVLMIDVDHFKQFNDRHGHPQGDACLQAVARAVEQSMVRSTDIVARYGGEELVVILPDTDAAGAAVAAARVVEKVAALELPHGDSPTAPQVTVSVGVAAQVPMSRDGGAALVQEADAALYEAKAAGRNRWVMAQH, encoded by the coding sequence ATGGATGCTTTTGTATGGGATCAGCATTTCATCACCGGCGTGGAGGATATGGATGACCAGCACCATGCGCTGGTCGATCTGTTCAATGAGCTGAGCAAAACCTTCTACAGCACCGAGCGCAACCGCGACGAAGTCCTGGCGGCCACGTTTGTGCGGCTGGTGACATACACCGAATACCACTTCCATGATGAAGAGGCCCTGATGCGGGGCGTGGGTATCGACCCGCGCCACATCGCCTTGCACAAGGCGCAGCACGACCAGTTTGTCGAGCAGATCAAGGCCATCTGGACGGTGCGCGAGACGCTGCCCAACGCGGCCGAATCTATCGTGGGATTTTTGACCTCATGGCTGGGTCTGCACATCCTGGGCACCGACCAGTCGCTGGCGCGCCAGATCGTGGCTATCACCGCCGGGGCCACGCCCGAGCAGGCCTGGGACAGCGAGGCCAGCGCCGGGGCCAGCAACAGCACCCAGGCGCTGCTCAAGGTGATTGCGCGGCTCTACCACGCGCTGGCCAAGCAGAACGCCGTGCTGATCGCTGCGAACCAGGATCTGGAAAAACGGGTGACGGATCGCACAAACGCCCTCGCGCGCACCAACGCTGAGCTGCGCATCGCCAACCAGCAGCTCGAAGCCTTTTCGCGCACCGACGGCCTGCTAGGGATTGCCAACCGTGCCTACTTTGACGAACGCCTGGCGCAGGCTTGCGCAGCGGCCTTCCGGCGCGAGCAGCCGGTGGGCGTGTTGATGATCGATGTGGACCATTTCAAGCAGTTCAATGACCGCCATGGCCACCCGCAGGGCGACGCCTGCCTGCAGGCCGTGGCCCGGGCCGTGGAGCAAAGCATGGTGCGCAGCACCGATATCGTTGCGCGCTATGGCGGCGAGGAACTGGTCGTCATCCTGCCCGACACCGATGCTGCGGGGGCCGCAGTCGCTGCGGCGCGGGTGGTCGAAAAAGTGGCTGCCCTGGAGCTGCCGCATGGCGACTCGCCCACGGCGCCGCAGGTGACCGTGAGTGTGGGCGTGGCGGCGCAGGTACCCATGTCGCGTGATGGTGGCGCCGCACTGGTGCAAGAGGCCGACGCCGCTTTGTACGAAGCCAAGGCCGCAGGACGCAACCGCTGGGTGATGGCGCAGCATTGA
- a CDS encoding DUF2062 domain-containing protein, which translates to MPHKGWCWLCAPLLAYALAPQRVHWSMQIFDGMSQARRFRSWLRHLEPRVLDSLNNRWLGRLRPWLDQHDVFSFTREPLARGVAIGMLCGLIPGPLQILGSLGICAWLRGNVIAAVIATAYTNPLTIVPLYWLAFQIGAFLLPGQQIMPPFVAPEGGMGDWAVGLGAWMSALGWPLLVGLPVLACLLAANAYALVQIFFLTPVIRRARRMGSNIKRCSPDVLPPH; encoded by the coding sequence ATGCCGCACAAGGGGTGGTGCTGGTTGTGCGCGCCCCTTCTGGCCTACGCCCTTGCACCGCAGAGGGTTCATTGGTCAATGCAAATTTTTGACGGCATGAGCCAGGCGCGTCGATTCAGGTCATGGCTGAGGCATCTGGAGCCCCGCGTTCTGGATAGTTTGAATAATCGCTGGCTGGGCAGGCTACGCCCTTGGCTAGACCAGCACGATGTCTTCAGCTTCACCCGCGAGCCACTGGCCCGGGGCGTTGCCATTGGGATGCTTTGCGGTCTCATCCCGGGGCCTTTGCAAATTCTGGGCTCTTTGGGAATCTGTGCCTGGCTGCGGGGTAACGTCATCGCCGCTGTCATCGCGACGGCTTACACCAACCCGTTGACCATCGTCCCCTTGTATTGGCTCGCCTTTCAGATCGGGGCATTCCTCTTGCCGGGGCAGCAGATCATGCCGCCGTTTGTTGCACCAGAGGGGGGCATGGGCGACTGGGCTGTGGGGCTGGGTGCGTGGATGAGCGCGTTGGGTTGGCCATTGCTGGTGGGGCTACCGGTTTTGGCCTGTTTGCTGGCAGCCAATGCCTATGCGCTGGTGCAAATCTTCTTCTTGACGCCCGTGATTCGGCGGGCACGGCGCATGGGCTCCAACATAAAGCGCTGCAGCCCCGATGTTCTACCGCCGCATTGA
- a CDS encoding universal stress protein has translation MGRVRAIPPSRNEQRDSDGRLIAVTLESERLPASLPAGACWLVALDGSGHALHALTQAMRLAKESGVPVLDLVNAQPWLSKEASESHLAQYGWAVATDACAILDANGVGWRLHVRMGEAVDSIVQQAASLSSRGIVIGARGLSTTENLLLGSVAQQVIHAAQGVVLVVRAPSGLRPCTAEGSLVNANF, from the coding sequence ATGGGCAGGGTACGCGCAATTCCACCGTCACGCAATGAACAGCGCGATAGCGACGGTCGGTTGATCGCTGTGACATTGGAGTCTGAGCGACTCCCTGCCTCCTTGCCTGCGGGTGCCTGTTGGCTTGTCGCACTCGACGGCTCAGGGCACGCACTGCATGCGCTGACCCAGGCCATGCGCCTCGCCAAAGAGTCCGGTGTGCCTGTGCTGGACCTTGTCAATGCGCAACCTTGGCTGAGCAAGGAGGCCTCCGAATCCCATTTGGCCCAGTACGGCTGGGCTGTGGCGACTGATGCGTGCGCCATCCTTGATGCCAACGGAGTAGGGTGGCGACTCCATGTGCGTATGGGAGAAGCGGTCGATAGCATCGTCCAACAAGCCGCTTCTTTGAGTAGCCGAGGTATCGTCATCGGTGCGCGTGGTCTGAGCACCACTGAAAACCTGCTGCTGGGCTCTGTCGCGCAGCAGGTGATTCATGCCGCACAAGGGGTGGTGCTGGTTGTGCGCGCCCCTTCTGGCCTACGCCCTTGCACCGCAGAGGGTTCATTGGTCAATGCAAATTTTTGA
- a CDS encoding zf-TFIIB domain-containing protein → MKCPTCTDVALVMADRQGVEIDYCPQCRGVWLDRGELDKLIDRAATTTAPTAAAAAPTHRGRPDFSDSDYGRSQGYPHKRKKSWLSEIFD, encoded by the coding sequence ATGAAATGCCCCACCTGTACTGATGTGGCTCTTGTGATGGCCGACCGCCAGGGTGTCGAAATTGACTACTGCCCGCAATGCCGCGGCGTGTGGCTGGACCGTGGCGAACTCGATAAGCTGATCGATCGTGCAGCCACAACCACGGCACCAACCGCTGCTGCTGCCGCGCCCACACACCGCGGACGCCCTGATTTTTCGGACTCCGACTATGGCCGTTCGCAGGGATACCCCCATAAGCGCAAGAAGTCCTGGCTCAGCGAGATCTTTGACTAA